From Marinobacterium sp. LSUCC0821, a single genomic window includes:
- a CDS encoding glycosyltransferase family 39 protein gives MLQVYSDPFVMNFIERYSLWLLITLQILVWGLIAPAFHTALPLDVAELMTLSGEGVIANYKHPNLPGLLLDLFIGITGKVEAVYLLSQLSIVVAYIAIYLLSREFIGKQKALVATLLTSSIFYYHWPTPEFNHNVLQMPLWAMATLVVWRAVSTQKLFYWFALGVIAGAMVWSKYSAGILLLWVFIWLLVTPAGRSSFKGIGPWLTGILFLVIAWPQVSYLIDSDFLPIHYAQDRASSGGIADSVSFIAAQLADHLFFVILLIVGGLVGRSALVAKAARLADKTTFLWLVVVAPVVMVALLPVIAGMGLKPMWGTPMFNFCGLVVLYFLGGRITDARARRIILGALLLLPLVGVLYAVQHIYRADMSDKPMRTLWPQAEIARELRSAYQSETGSQIKIVAATDWLGGLITSSGGKKLRVRIDADLVKSPWVSDNDISEDGVLVAWLAGQALSASMSDFIESKGFKLSDAKRRAFIWHPSKADKPIQIEYIAIPPSINK, from the coding sequence TTGTTGCAAGTCTACTCTGACCCCTTTGTTATGAACTTCATCGAACGCTATTCACTTTGGCTTCTAATTACACTCCAAATCCTTGTTTGGGGCCTAATAGCACCTGCCTTCCACACCGCGCTCCCGCTCGATGTCGCTGAACTAATGACTCTCAGTGGTGAAGGTGTCATCGCAAACTACAAACATCCAAACCTACCTGGCTTGTTGCTCGATCTATTCATAGGTATCACTGGTAAGGTTGAGGCTGTCTATCTACTCTCTCAGCTCTCAATAGTTGTTGCCTATATTGCTATCTATCTCTTAAGCAGAGAGTTTATCGGCAAGCAGAAAGCACTAGTCGCTACGCTGCTTACGAGCTCTATCTTCTACTACCACTGGCCAACGCCGGAATTTAACCACAATGTGTTGCAGATGCCGTTATGGGCTATGGCGACTCTAGTTGTTTGGCGGGCGGTATCTACTCAGAAGCTTTTCTATTGGTTTGCGTTGGGCGTAATTGCGGGTGCGATGGTTTGGTCGAAGTACTCTGCAGGAATCCTGCTTTTATGGGTATTCATCTGGTTGCTAGTGACTCCAGCTGGGCGTAGCTCATTTAAAGGTATAGGCCCTTGGTTAACGGGTATTCTCTTTTTGGTCATTGCCTGGCCACAGGTGTCGTACTTAATCGATTCCGATTTTCTTCCTATTCACTACGCACAAGATCGTGCGAGTAGTGGTGGTATTGCGGACAGTGTCTCGTTCATAGCTGCACAGCTGGCTGACCATCTATTTTTTGTAATTTTACTTATAGTTGGTGGCTTAGTGGGGCGCAGTGCATTAGTGGCTAAGGCGGCTCGTCTTGCTGATAAAACCACCTTCCTATGGTTGGTTGTTGTTGCCCCTGTTGTGATGGTTGCTCTACTGCCAGTTATTGCGGGCATGGGGCTTAAGCCTATGTGGGGCACGCCTATGTTTAATTTCTGTGGCTTGGTGGTGCTCTACTTCTTGGGTGGTCGGATTACGGATGCTCGAGCACGACGAATCATTTTGGGTGCTCTGCTGTTACTACCTTTAGTTGGTGTGCTTTATGCTGTTCAGCATATCTACCGCGCGGATATGAGTGATAAGCCTATGCGTACTCTGTGGCCCCAAGCAGAAATCGCTCGTGAGCTTAGATCTGCTTATCAATCTGAGACAGGATCGCAAATTAAAATCGTTGCAGCTACTGATTGGTTGGGTGGTTTGATTACCTCTAGTGGTGGCAAGAAGTTACGCGTGCGTATTGATGCCGATTTAGTTAAATCGCCATGGGTTTCTGATAATGATATTTCGGAAGATGGTGTGCTGGTTGCTTGGCTGGCAGGGCAGGCATTATCTGCTTCTATGAGTGATTTTATTGAGTCTAAAGGATTCAAACTTTCAGATGCAAAGCGCCGCGCATTCATTTGGCACCCATCAAAAGCTGACAAACCGATTCAAATTGAATACATTGCTATACCACCATCCATAAATAAGTGA
- a CDS encoding glycosyltransferase family 2 protein has product MSATPSSPLLSIVVPVFNESESLTPFFERITPILKSTGLDYEIVCVNDGSRDTTYTQLCELRTDYPNIKVVDLSRNFGKEPALTAGLELCSGDVVIPMDVDLQDPPELIPDMIAKWQEGFDVVLAIRSDRSTDSFMKRFTANGFYKLFSRVSEVDLPDNAGDFRLMDRRVVEALKQLPERTRFMKGLFAWLGFKTTQLYFKREERFAGEGKWGSWKLWNFALDGIFSFSTTPLRIWTYLGFGLSVFSALYLLYVVVDTLLYGNSVAGYPSLVAIMLFFNGAILMGLGVVGEYIGRIFIETKRRPIYLIREKVGFDEEAEK; this is encoded by the coding sequence GTGAGCGCTACTCCATCTTCTCCTCTTCTCTCGATTGTTGTTCCTGTCTTTAATGAGTCGGAGAGTCTTACTCCTTTTTTTGAGCGTATTACACCGATTCTGAAATCGACTGGCTTAGATTACGAGATTGTCTGTGTGAATGATGGAAGTCGTGATACCACCTACACGCAGCTTTGTGAGTTGAGGACTGATTACCCAAACATCAAGGTAGTAGATCTATCGCGTAACTTTGGTAAAGAGCCGGCCTTAACGGCTGGGTTAGAGTTATGCAGCGGTGATGTTGTGATTCCGATGGATGTCGATCTGCAAGATCCTCCAGAGTTGATCCCAGATATGATCGCCAAGTGGCAAGAAGGTTTCGATGTTGTATTGGCGATTCGCTCGGATCGCTCGACAGATAGTTTTATGAAACGCTTTACAGCGAATGGTTTTTATAAGCTTTTTAGTCGCGTCAGTGAAGTAGATCTGCCAGATAATGCGGGTGATTTCCGTTTGATGGATAGGCGAGTAGTTGAAGCGCTTAAGCAGCTTCCTGAGCGAACGCGATTCATGAAGGGTTTATTTGCTTGGTTAGGCTTTAAAACGACACAGCTCTATTTTAAGCGTGAAGAGCGTTTCGCTGGCGAGGGTAAGTGGGGTAGTTGGAAACTTTGGAACTTTGCTCTGGATGGTATCTTCTCGTTTAGCACTACGCCATTGCGTATTTGGACCTATCTTGGTTTTGGATTGTCGGTCTTCTCTGCGTTATATCTTCTCTACGTTGTGGTGGATACGCTCCTGTATGGTAATAGTGTGGCAGGTTACCCCTCGCTAGTCGCTATTATGCTCTTCTTCAATGGCGCCATTCTTATGGGGCTGGGTGTTGTTGGAGAGTATATAGGACGAATCTTTATTGAAACCAAGCGTCGTCCGATTTATCTGATTCGTGAAAAAGTGGGTTTTGACGAAGAGGCTGAAAAGTAG
- a CDS encoding helix-turn-helix domain-containing protein codes for MQSSNKSQQTPNYALYGDSQGDAEAGFVHIETVQKSSKPYKGVIKPHQHRDLFQILIIERGEAEIQLGDDQISINEPVVVTLPPESRHGFHFHNGIRGVILSIALPLIESSRERLSNSASILLLGEKADTAKQILTIANLLIEEQQQPTDQQGVSLHLIDTLFAMIKRVDNALTLSDKLPETLKRFSQLIENKLDQRLDIDDYAAKCGVSTSTLNRLCKQHFGKSSLQMINQRLAIEIKRRLAFTQRSIALISDELGFSEPGYFTRFVKRELGETPMAFRKRHRFGQ; via the coding sequence ATGCAGAGCTCTAATAAATCACAACAAACGCCCAACTATGCACTCTATGGTGATAGCCAAGGTGACGCTGAAGCGGGGTTTGTGCACATAGAAACTGTGCAAAAGAGTAGTAAGCCCTATAAAGGTGTCATTAAACCGCACCAACATCGCGATCTTTTTCAAATATTAATCATCGAACGCGGTGAAGCTGAAATTCAGTTGGGGGATGACCAGATATCCATCAATGAGCCAGTCGTAGTCACACTGCCACCAGAGAGCAGACACGGTTTCCATTTCCATAACGGTATACGTGGAGTCATTTTAAGCATTGCCCTTCCTCTAATAGAGAGTAGCAGAGAACGGCTATCGAACAGTGCCTCCATTTTACTATTGGGCGAGAAAGCGGATACCGCTAAACAGATACTCACCATCGCTAATCTTCTGATAGAGGAGCAACAACAACCCACTGATCAACAAGGTGTATCACTTCACCTAATCGATACGCTGTTTGCCATGATTAAGCGGGTAGATAACGCACTCACACTCAGTGACAAGTTACCGGAGACTTTAAAACGCTTCTCACAGCTAATCGAAAACAAACTGGACCAACGACTCGATATAGATGATTACGCAGCAAAATGCGGTGTATCAACTAGCACCTTAAATAGACTTTGTAAGCAGCACTTTGGCAAAAGCTCGCTGCAGATGATTAATCAGCGATTAGCCATTGAGATTAAACGAAGATTAGCCTTTACCCAGCGTTCTATTGCGCTGATCTCAGATGAGTTAGGTTTCAGCGAACCGGGGTACTTTACCCGTTTCGTGAAACGAGAGTTAGGTGAAACACCGATGGCGTTTCGCAAGAGACATAGGTTTGGGCAATGA
- a CDS encoding MurR/RpiR family transcriptional regulator produces the protein MATNIVQEISNELDSLNRSERKVAEVILADPQAATRSSIAVLARAAQVSEPTVNRFCKRFNTAGFPDFKLHLAQALASGVPYVNRNVEPDDDAESYTNKIIDATIAALVQAKKNIDPQTINLAVDQLIQAKQIMFYGLGASGPVATDAQHKFFRFNIPVTAYDDILMQRMSAAASSTGDVIVVISYTGRTKDLVDVAEIGRQSGATVIGITAPNSPLADHCSIVVDVDAPEDTDVYMPMTSRIMHLTVIDILATGVTLRRGPDFLKHLKAIKDSLKDTRYPAK, from the coding sequence ATGGCGACCAATATTGTTCAAGAGATCAGTAACGAACTTGACTCATTGAATCGGTCTGAACGTAAGGTGGCAGAGGTGATTCTTGCTGATCCGCAGGCTGCTACGCGCTCCTCTATTGCTGTTTTGGCGCGCGCTGCACAGGTGAGTGAGCCTACAGTTAACCGTTTCTGTAAGCGCTTTAATACAGCGGGTTTTCCCGATTTTAAACTCCATCTTGCACAAGCTTTGGCGAGTGGTGTGCCTTACGTCAACCGTAACGTAGAGCCAGACGATGATGCTGAGAGTTACACTAACAAAATCATCGACGCGACTATCGCAGCCCTTGTACAAGCTAAGAAGAATATCGATCCACAGACAATCAACTTGGCTGTGGATCAGCTGATTCAAGCTAAGCAGATCATGTTCTATGGTCTAGGTGCTTCTGGGCCTGTGGCGACTGATGCACAGCACAAGTTCTTCCGTTTTAATATTCCTGTAACGGCGTACGATGATATCCTGATGCAGCGTATGTCTGCTGCAGCGTCTAGTACAGGTGATGTTATCGTTGTGATCTCTTACACGGGACGTACTAAAGACCTTGTTGATGTGGCTGAAATCGGCCGTCAGTCTGGAGCTACCGTTATAGGTATTACTGCGCCTAATTCACCGTTGGCAGACCACTGTTCGATTGTTGTGGATGTGGACGCACCAGAGGATACCGATGTCTACATGCCGATGACTTCACGAATTATGCATTTGACTGTGATTGATATCCTGGCGACTGGTGTAACACTTCGCCGTGGTCCGGATTTCTTGAAACACCTTAAGGCGATTAAAGACAGCTTGAAGGATACTCGCTATCCAGCGAAATGA
- a CDS encoding glucokinase, producing MYDQNVSLIADVGGTNARFALVEVGSLNPTQVVNLAVEDFPNIDDAIEAYLKQIGSDVPERVCIAIACPTHLDMISMTNSGWKFSKSELQAKFGFKTLSVINDYAAMAYAASVLKSEQLIQVGEGAPLEGFPIAVLGAGTGLGVSGLVRSNGVAIPLVTEGGHVDFAPINEQEIEILRWLMKRYSHVSAERLVSGMGIQNIYQALGDIRDEPVERLKPAEISHLAFEKRDQLALETLDQFCAIYGSVAGSLALSYGAQGGVYITGGIAPRMIDFFKQSSFRVRFEAKGRFDGYMASIPTYVMMADEPGLIGAAAALV from the coding sequence ATGTACGATCAAAACGTATCTCTAATTGCTGATGTCGGTGGTACCAATGCGCGCTTTGCTTTGGTTGAGGTTGGAAGTTTAAATCCCACGCAGGTTGTGAATCTTGCTGTTGAAGATTTTCCTAATATTGATGATGCTATCGAAGCCTATCTAAAACAGATTGGCAGTGATGTTCCGGAACGTGTCTGTATTGCAATTGCCTGTCCTACCCATCTGGACATGATTAGCATGACCAATAGTGGCTGGAAGTTCTCTAAATCAGAACTACAAGCTAAGTTTGGCTTTAAGACGCTTAGCGTCATCAATGATTATGCTGCCATGGCCTATGCAGCCTCAGTGCTTAAGTCTGAGCAGCTGATTCAAGTGGGTGAGGGTGCCCCACTCGAGGGTTTCCCTATCGCTGTTTTAGGTGCGGGTACTGGCCTGGGTGTTTCTGGGTTGGTGCGTTCAAACGGTGTTGCTATTCCACTGGTGACCGAGGGTGGTCATGTAGATTTTGCCCCGATCAACGAACAAGAGATTGAGATCCTTCGCTGGTTGATGAAGCGCTACTCGCATGTCTCCGCTGAGCGTTTGGTTTCAGGCATGGGTATTCAAAATATCTACCAGGCGCTAGGTGATATCCGTGATGAACCGGTAGAGCGTTTGAAGCCCGCTGAAATTTCACATCTAGCATTTGAGAAACGCGATCAGCTTGCTCTTGAAACCCTAGATCAGTTCTGTGCGATATACGGTAGTGTGGCTGGAAGTCTCGCACTCTCTTATGGTGCGCAGGGTGGTGTCTACATCACCGGTGGTATTGCTCCACGTATGATCGATTTCTTCAAACAGAGCTCGTTCCGTGTTCGTTTTGAAGCGAAAGGGCGCTTTGATGGCTATATGGCTTCTATCCCGACTTATGTGATGATGGCGGATGAGCCAGGGCTGATTGGGGCTGCGGCGGCGCTGGTCTGA
- a CDS encoding GtrA family protein, whose amino-acid sequence MGLIATGVHALVYGILGWYMEPMLANLIAFLIAFFFSYSGHFFWTFRIQTQGEKIHKAFNYQFRFLVVALSGLLLNSFAVWVVTGVLQVDYLFAVVPMIFVVPLLTFVLARLWVFR is encoded by the coding sequence GTGGGTTTGATAGCTACAGGTGTGCATGCGCTTGTCTATGGCATTTTGGGTTGGTATATGGAGCCAATGTTAGCCAATTTGATAGCCTTTCTTATTGCTTTCTTTTTCTCTTACTCCGGCCATTTTTTCTGGACATTTCGCATACAAACGCAAGGCGAAAAAATACACAAGGCCTTTAACTATCAATTTAGGTTTTTGGTAGTGGCTTTATCGGGATTGCTTCTAAACTCATTTGCTGTTTGGGTCGTCACTGGAGTGTTGCAGGTTGATTACCTATTTGCAGTTGTGCCGATGATTTTTGTTGTGCCGTTGCTGACCTTCGTTTTGGCAAGGCTTTGGGTGTTTAGATAG
- the pyk gene encoding pyruvate kinase yields the protein MERRTKIVATLGPATDSPEVLERLIQAGVNVVRLNFSHGSPEDHKNRAAMVREAAAKAGRFVAILGDLQGPKIRIARFTNTKIQLAVGDKFALDASMDKTAGTQEAVGIDYEALVDDCDVGDLLLLDDGRVQLRVTEKKPQRLECEVVIGGPLSNNKGINRQGGGLSAGALTDKDRADIKTAAEIDVDYLAVSFPRSGDDMRQARTLMKAAGGNAGLVAKIERAETVSCVENIDEIIRASDSVMVARGDLGVEIGDAELIGIQKLIIARARTLNKTVITATQMMESMISSPMPTRAEVFDVANAVLDGTDAVMLSAETAAGDYPIETVEAMARVIIGAEKNRSSQVSKHRMDEEFTNVDESIALAAMYTANHLKGVKAIISMTETGATPLLMSRIRSGLPIYAFSQHPKTQTRVALYRGVKTVPFDSADIPNQEVNQRAVDELLRRGVVSEGDIVLITKGDYVNAQGGTNTMKIVRVGTAIQ from the coding sequence ATGGAACGCAGAACGAAGATTGTAGCGACCCTTGGCCCAGCAACTGACAGTCCAGAGGTGCTAGAGCGCCTAATCCAAGCAGGCGTCAATGTGGTGCGCCTCAACTTCTCGCACGGCAGCCCTGAAGACCACAAAAATCGCGCTGCGATGGTACGTGAAGCAGCTGCAAAAGCGGGTCGATTCGTCGCTATCTTGGGTGATTTGCAAGGCCCAAAAATTCGTATTGCACGATTCACCAATACAAAAATCCAGCTTGCCGTCGGAGATAAGTTCGCCCTTGATGCCTCAATGGATAAGACCGCAGGTACACAAGAGGCGGTTGGCATCGATTATGAAGCCCTCGTCGATGACTGCGATGTGGGTGATCTTCTGCTACTTGATGATGGCCGCGTGCAACTTCGCGTTACAGAGAAAAAACCACAGCGCCTAGAGTGTGAAGTGGTGATTGGTGGCCCTCTTTCAAACAACAAAGGGATCAACCGTCAAGGCGGCGGTCTCTCTGCGGGTGCACTGACAGATAAAGACCGTGCAGACATTAAAACAGCAGCTGAAATTGACGTGGATTACCTAGCCGTATCCTTCCCAAGGTCGGGCGATGATATGCGCCAAGCTCGCACCCTGATGAAAGCGGCAGGCGGCAATGCAGGACTGGTCGCTAAAATTGAACGCGCAGAGACTGTTAGCTGTGTTGAGAACATCGACGAGATCATTCGCGCATCTGACAGCGTCATGGTGGCACGTGGCGACCTGGGTGTAGAGATTGGTGATGCAGAACTCATCGGCATCCAAAAACTGATCATCGCACGTGCTCGCACACTCAATAAAACAGTTATCACAGCCACCCAGATGATGGAGTCGATGATCAGCAGCCCAATGCCAACACGTGCAGAGGTATTCGACGTTGCGAACGCCGTACTGGATGGTACCGACGCTGTCATGCTTTCAGCAGAGACAGCGGCAGGTGACTACCCTATCGAAACGGTAGAGGCAATGGCACGCGTTATCATCGGTGCAGAGAAGAACCGCTCTTCTCAGGTCTCTAAACACCGCATGGATGAAGAGTTCACCAACGTTGATGAGTCCATCGCACTGGCTGCAATGTACACTGCAAACCACCTGAAAGGTGTTAAAGCGATCATCTCCATGACAGAGACCGGTGCTACCCCGCTACTGATGTCGCGCATCCGTTCAGGCCTGCCGATATATGCGTTTTCACAACACCCAAAAACCCAGACACGCGTTGCACTCTACCGCGGTGTTAAAACCGTCCCATTCGACAGTGCTGACATCCCTAACCAGGAGGTCAACCAGCGCGCTGTAGACGAGCTACTGCGTCGTGGCGTTGTGTCAGAAGGCGATATCGTACTCATCACTAAAGGTGACTACGTCAACGCACAGGGCGGCACCAACACCATGAAGATCGTCCGCGTCGGCACCGCGATTCAGTAA
- the gap gene encoding type I glyceraldehyde-3-phosphate dehydrogenase yields MTIRVGINGFGRIGRMAFRAIAQEFNSDIEVVGINDLLDAEYLAYMLKYDSVHGNFKGDIKAENGNLVVNGKTIRLTAERDPANLAWDAINADLVLECTGFFLTEEGCQKHIDAGAKKVVMSAPSKDGTPMFVYGVNHETYAGQAIVSAASCTTNCLAPVAKVLNDNWGVKRGLMTTVHAATATQKTVDGPSSKDWRGGRGILENIIPSSTGAAKAVGVVLPELNGKLTGMAFRVPTSDVSVVDLTVELEKPASYEEICAAMKAASQSGAISETLGYTDEAVVATDFRGCNKSSIFDCAAGIQLDETFVKVVSWYDNEYGYTCNMLRFAKVVAA; encoded by the coding sequence ATGACAATCCGCGTAGGCATTAATGGTTTTGGTCGTATCGGCCGCATGGCATTTCGTGCCATTGCTCAGGAGTTCAACAGCGATATTGAAGTTGTGGGAATTAACGATCTTCTAGATGCTGAATACCTAGCCTACATGTTGAAATACGACTCTGTGCACGGTAACTTCAAAGGGGATATCAAAGCTGAGAATGGCAACCTCGTCGTCAACGGCAAAACGATTCGTTTAACCGCAGAGCGGGACCCAGCCAACCTAGCTTGGGACGCAATTAATGCGGATCTTGTGCTTGAATGTACCGGTTTCTTCCTCACGGAAGAGGGTTGTCAAAAACACATCGATGCTGGCGCCAAAAAGGTAGTTATGTCAGCACCATCTAAAGATGGCACACCGATGTTTGTATACGGTGTGAACCACGAAACTTACGCAGGACAAGCGATTGTCTCTGCTGCATCGTGCACAACAAACTGTTTAGCACCTGTTGCTAAAGTACTGAATGACAACTGGGGCGTGAAACGCGGTCTAATGACCACCGTACACGCAGCTACAGCAACACAAAAGACTGTCGACGGCCCATCATCTAAAGATTGGCGCGGTGGCCGCGGTATTCTTGAAAACATCATCCCCTCTTCAACCGGCGCTGCAAAAGCGGTGGGCGTTGTCCTTCCAGAACTTAACGGAAAACTAACCGGCATGGCCTTCCGAGTACCTACATCGGACGTATCCGTGGTTGACCTAACGGTTGAACTAGAAAAGCCAGCGAGCTATGAAGAGATCTGTGCAGCAATGAAAGCAGCCTCTCAGAGCGGTGCTATTAGCGAGACCTTGGGTTACACAGATGAAGCGGTGGTTGCCACCGATTTCCGTGGCTGTAACAAGTCATCCATCTTTGACTGCGCTGCCGGCATCCAATTGGATGAAACCTTTGTCAAAGTCGTCTCTTGGTACGATAACGAATACGGCTACACCTGTAATATGTTACGTTTTGCAAAAGTTGTCGCAGCGTAA